From the Phycisphaerales bacterium AB-hyl4 genome, one window contains:
- a CDS encoding DUF421 domain-containing protein → MTDHNLLMTAGSWVFVDWGNVIRVVAIGVPAYAALILLLRVSGNRTLSKMNAFDLVITVAFGSTLASLLLSPTATLAQGVTAFSFLIAAQFVITWLSCRWQPLQRLIKASPTMLYTQGEFREVAMQRERVTRVEIEAAARQAGHAHLDTVGAVILETDGSISVLPTSNRADGDSLTSGLK, encoded by the coding sequence ATGACCGATCATAACCTGCTGATGACCGCTGGTAGCTGGGTATTTGTTGACTGGGGCAACGTCATCCGCGTGGTCGCGATCGGCGTCCCGGCCTACGCGGCGCTGATCCTGCTGTTGCGCGTCTCTGGAAATCGAACGCTCTCAAAGATGAACGCTTTTGACCTGGTGATCACCGTCGCGTTCGGCTCGACACTGGCAAGCCTGCTGCTGTCCCCAACCGCGACGCTCGCCCAAGGTGTCACCGCGTTCAGCTTCCTCATCGCCGCCCAGTTCGTCATCACCTGGCTTTCATGCCGCTGGCAGCCGTTGCAGCGGCTGATCAAGGCGTCGCCGACGATGCTGTACACGCAAGGCGAGTTTCGGGAGGTGGCCATGCAACGCGAGCGTGTGACCCGCGTCGAGATCGAAGCCGCCGCGAGACAAGCCGGCCACGCCCATCTGGACACCGTCGGAGCGGTCATTCTGGAGACCGACGGCAGCATTTCCGTGCTCCCCACATCGAACCGGGCCGACGGAGACTCACTGACCAGCGGCCTGAAGTGA